The following are encoded together in the bacterium genome:
- a CDS encoding prepilin peptidase: MPLTPESRVILWIMVVVVGLCVGSFANVLIWRLPRRQSIIRPRSRCPQCGNSLQWYHNIPVLSWLVLRGNCAFCRARIGWIYPTVELLTAALFAAFYARYGVSWTTLGFWYLALTLVAVFFIDLEHQIIPNALTYPGIAIGLATAALSTHLPWPESLLGAAVGAGAFIGVAVIGRFLFRKESMGGGDVKLAAMLGAFLGVGRILLVFVLSAAIGLVISLIAMAVSERLRRERVIPFGPFIALATLVAAFFGDQIVGFYVRHFLP; this comes from the coding sequence ATGCCGCTGACGCCCGAAAGCCGGGTCATCCTGTGGATTATGGTGGTCGTCGTCGGCCTCTGTGTTGGCAGTTTCGCCAACGTGCTCATCTGGCGTCTCCCGCGCCGGCAGTCGATCATCCGCCCACGCTCCCGCTGTCCGCAATGCGGCAACAGTCTCCAGTGGTACCACAACATTCCGGTGCTCTCGTGGCTGGTCCTGCGCGGCAATTGCGCCTTCTGCCGCGCCCGGATCGGCTGGATCTATCCGACGGTGGAGTTGCTCACCGCCGCCCTGTTCGCCGCGTTCTATGCCCGCTACGGGGTGTCGTGGACGACGCTCGGCTTCTGGTACCTGGCGCTGACGCTGGTGGCGGTCTTTTTCATCGATCTGGAACACCAGATCATTCCCAACGCGCTGACCTACCCGGGCATCGCGATCGGCCTGGCCACCGCGGCGCTCTCCACGCATCTGCCCTGGCCAGAGTCCCTGCTCGGGGCGGCGGTCGGCGCCGGTGCCTTCATCGGCGTCGCCGTGATCGGACGTTTCCTCTTCCGCAAGGAGAGCATGGGCGGGGGAGATGTGAAACTGGCGGCGATGCTGGGGGCGTTTCTCGGTGTGGGGCGGATCCTGCTGGTCTTTGTGCTCTCCGCCGCGATCGGCCTGGTCATCTCACTGATCGCGATGGCCGTCTCCGAGAGACTCCGCCGCGAACGGGTGATCCCGTTCGGCCCGTTCATCGCCCTGGCAACGCTGGTGGCCGCCTTCTTCGGGGATCAAATCGTTGGGTTCTACGTCCGGCATTTCCTGCCATAG
- a CDS encoding zinc-ribbon domain containing protein, with amino-acid sequence MMQPLEPLYLVCVDCGEEFVFPVSAQEYFIEQGYAHRPKRCKSCHNRHKRGDHNGNGNGYGR; translated from the coding sequence ATGATGCAGCCGCTGGAGCCGCTGTATCTGGTCTGTGTGGACTGCGGCGAGGAGTTCGTCTTTCCCGTCTCGGCCCAGGAGTACTTCATCGAGCAGGGGTATGCACACCGTCCCAAGCGGTGCAAGTCCTGCCACAATCGTCACAAGCGCGGCGACCACAACGGGAACGGAAACGGCTACGGTCGCTGA
- a CDS encoding sigma-54 dependent transcriptional regulator — MSSILVVEDKDSLRRMLADALAAKGHEVEVARNGNSAIEKAKESRFDLVLTDLRLPELDGLQVLEAVKENDPETQVIVMTAYGTVETAVEAMRKGAYDFLTKPFDPDHLNVLIDRALENRRLLAENSLLRQELADKIGYNRIIGASPAMLEVEKLVKKVAGSDTTVLFLGESGTGKELFAAGVHSLSSRREKPYITINCAAIPRELLENELFGSEQGAFTSSHRLKLGKFEIADGGTVFLDEIGDLDMALQAKLLRFLQEKTFERLGGTKQISVNVRVIAATNVDLKEAIAEKRFREDLYYRLSVFPIHVPPLRERREDVARLAEYFVQKYCNEMSKPVKKFSQEALKLMDRYHWPGNVRELENTVERAVILCEGRYINPQHLAIRVRTDDEIRLREGAGLKEIGQHAQMVAERAAIIRVLNETRGNKRKTAEILKIDYTTLFEKLKRYEIENGRH, encoded by the coding sequence ATGTCATCGATTCTGGTGGTGGAGGACAAAGATTCACTGCGCCGCATGCTGGCCGATGCGTTGGCGGCCAAGGGGCATGAAGTGGAAGTGGCCCGTAACGGCAATTCGGCGATTGAGAAGGCCAAGGAGAGCCGTTTTGACCTGGTGCTCACCGATCTGCGGCTGCCCGAGCTGGACGGCCTGCAGGTGCTGGAAGCGGTCAAGGAGAACGATCCGGAGACCCAGGTGATCGTGATGACCGCCTACGGCACGGTCGAGACCGCGGTCGAGGCGATGCGCAAGGGCGCCTATGATTTTCTGACAAAACCGTTCGATCCCGATCACCTCAATGTGCTGATCGACCGCGCGCTGGAGAACCGGCGGCTGTTGGCGGAAAACTCGCTTCTGCGCCAGGAGCTGGCCGACAAGATCGGCTACAACCGGATCATCGGCGCCTCGCCGGCGATGCTGGAAGTGGAAAAGTTGGTGAAGAAGGTGGCCGGCTCGGACACCACCGTCCTCTTCCTCGGCGAGAGCGGCACCGGCAAGGAGCTGTTCGCCGCCGGCGTGCATTCGCTCTCCAGCCGTCGCGAGAAACCCTACATCACGATCAACTGCGCGGCGATCCCGCGCGAGCTTCTGGAAAACGAGCTCTTCGGTTCGGAGCAGGGGGCGTTTACCTCCTCGCACCGGTTGAAGTTGGGCAAGTTCGAAATCGCCGACGGGGGGACGGTCTTCCTGGACGAGATCGGCGACCTCGACATGGCCCTGCAGGCGAAGTTGCTGCGCTTCCTGCAGGAGAAGACCTTCGAGCGCCTGGGCGGGACCAAGCAGATTTCGGTCAATGTGCGCGTAATCGCCGCCACCAACGTCGACTTGAAGGAGGCCATCGCCGAAAAGCGTTTCCGTGAAGACCTGTATTACCGTCTGTCGGTCTTCCCCATCCATGTGCCGCCGCTGCGCGAGCGGCGCGAGGATGTGGCGCGTCTGGCCGAGTACTTCGTGCAGAAGTACTGCAATGAGATGAGCAAGCCGGTCAAGAAGTTCTCACAGGAAGCGCTGAAGTTGATGGACCGTTACCACTGGCCGGGCAATGTGCGCGAACTGGAGAACACCGTTGAGCGCGCGGTGATTCTCTGCGAAGGACGTTATATCAATCCCCAGCACCTGGCAATCCGTGTGCGCACCGACGACGAGATCCGACTGCGCGAAGGCGCGGGCTTAAAGGAGATCGGACAGCATGCGCAGATGGTGGCCGAACGTGCCGCCATCATCCGGGTACTCAACGAGACCCGCGGCAACAAGCGCAAGACCGCCGAGATCCTGAAGATTGATTACACCACGCTCTTTGAGAAACTGAAGCGCTACGAGATCGAAAACGGCCGTCATTAG
- a CDS encoding STAS domain-containing protein — protein MKVRTYSKDGVEVLEPKGKFLGGTDTGELDEKLYALLGKGVKAVVIDLGSTDWMNSSGIAILIHHYKKFRDQGGQLKLANLTKNIEKILVIAKLTSVFETYDSLDEAVASFKK, from the coding sequence ATGAAGGTCAGAACTTACAGCAAGGACGGTGTCGAAGTGCTGGAGCCCAAGGGCAAGTTCCTCGGCGGCACCGATACCGGCGAACTGGACGAAAAGCTCTACGCGCTGCTCGGCAAAGGGGTCAAGGCGGTGGTGATCGACCTGGGTTCCACCGACTGGATGAACTCCTCGGGTATCGCGATTCTCATCCACCACTACAAGAAGTTCCGCGATCAGGGCGGCCAGCTGAAACTTGCCAATCTGACCAAGAACATCGAAAAGATCCTCGTGATTGCCAAGCTGACCTCGGTCTTCGAGACCTACGACTCCCTCGACGAGGCCGTGGCCAGCTTCAAGAAATAG